The sequence below is a genomic window from Sorangiineae bacterium MSr12523.
ATCTTCGTCCCCTCGTAGAGGCTCCACTGCGGTGCAACGACCCCGTAGATCGAGCCCACGTTGATGATTGCGCCCGTGTGCGCGTGCGCCGACAGCGCGGCTTGCGCGCGCTGCGCCAGCTGAAACGGCGCCGTCAAATTCACGCGCATGGCGGCATCCCACGCCTCGATGCTCTGCTCTTGGAACGGTGCCGCGAAACCGGGGATGGTGCTCGTGCCCACGAAGGCCGCATTGTTCACCAGAATATCGAGCCGGCCGAAACGCTCGACCACGCGATCGACCAGCGCGGCGGTTTGCTCGCTGCGCGACAGATCCACGGCAAAGCCGGCCGCATCCACCCCGAAATCGCGCGCGAGCTGCGATGCGCGGTCGGCGGTATGCTCCTCGTTCAGGTCGCTCAAAGCGATGCGTGCGCCCGCTTCGGCAAGCGCTTCCGCGCAGGCAAGACCAATGTGACCTGCTCCCCCCGTGATCAAGGCGACGCGCCCGTCCAGGCGCAACATGTCGGCAACGCGTTTCACGCCGCGCAGCGTAAATCAAAGATGCACGAATGTGCACCATGCGATAGAAGGAGCCCCATGATCGAGCGGCGGCGCATTGCCGTTCTGACGACGGGACGACAGGACTGGGGCATCCTCCGCACCGTTTGTTCAGCGTTGAAGGAGCACCCCGCGTTGGACCTGGTGCTCGTGGCAGGAGGCATGGCCTGCTCGCCACGATTCGGCCGCGTGGTCGATCTCATCGGCGAGGACGGCTTCGACGTTGCCGCCGAATTGCCATGGACCGAGGACGCTCACGGTGCATCGCGCACCGCGCTCGAGCAAGCCGGTGATGCGACGGCCCGCGTGGGCGAGGCGCTCGTGCGGCTGCAGGTCGATGCCCTCGTCCTCGTGGGCGATCGCTTCGAAACCTTGTCCGCGGCGCTTGCGGCCACCTTGGTCGGCATCCCCGTCGTGCATCTGCATGGCGGTGAGCAAACCGAGGGCGCGATGGACGATGCCATTCGCCACGCGGTGACGAAGCTTGCGCATCTGCACCTGGTGAGCCATCCCGAGCATCGCGATCGCGTGCTCGCCTTGGGCGAAGATGCCGCGTCGGTGCACGTCGTCGGCGCGCCGGGGCTCGACAACTTGGGCCGGGCGGATCTCCCATCCCGCGCGGAGTTGGAGGCGAAGCTGGGCATCGCCCTCGAGCCCCCGCTGGTGCTCGTGACGGTGCACCCGACGACCCTCGCCCTGCAAAAAGACGAAGACGCCCGCGCCGTCGCGGCGGCGATGGAGCGCGTGCCCGCGACCTACGTGGTGACCTTGCCCAACGCCGACCCGGGCAATGAGCAAGTGCGTGCGCACATGCAGGGCGTGATCGCCAAGGTTCGCGGCGTGGCCGCCGAGGCGCTGGGCGAGCGCAATTACTGGGGCCTTCTGCGCCTGGCCGACGCGCTCCTGGGCAACAGCTCGAGTGCGCTCATCGAGGCGCCTGCGCTCTTTCTTCCCGCCGTCAACGTCGGCGATCGCCAAAAGGGACGCCGCCGCGAAGCCAACGTGATCGACGTGCCCACGGATCCCGACGCCATCGTCGCCGCGCTCGAACGCGCCCTGGGCTCGAGCTTCCGCGACGGCCTGCGCGCCGCCGGGGCCGAGGTCATCGCGCCGGGCAGCATCGGCAAGAAGGCGGTGGAGATCCTCGCCGCCACGTCGTTCGGGCGGCCGCCGCGCAAGAAGCCCGTGACGCTCTGGAAAGAAGGGGCGAAAAAGAATGCCCCGTGACCTGATCGTTCTCGGGGGCGGGGAGCACGCGCGGGTCGTCATCGACGCGGCGCGATCGCGGACGGGCGAGTGGACGGAGGTGGGGTACTCGGATCGGCAGCCGGTGCCTGCCACCGAGGAACGGCTGGGCTTGCGTTGGCTCGGTCAAGACGATGAAGTTCTTACGAAATATGCCGAGCAAGCCCTCTTCGTGCTCGGCGTCGGCGATCCCCGGCGCCGCCGCCTCATCGCCGAGCGCCACCCAGGGGTAAGGTGGGCCAATGTAGTCCACTTGAACGCCAGGGTGTCCCCGAGCGTCCAAGTAGGCCATGGAATCGTGGTCATGGCGGGAGCCGTCATCAACACGGGGGCGTCCATTGGCGATCACGCCATCGTCAACAGCGGCGCCATCGTGGAGCACGACGTGAAGGTCGGCACCTTGGTGCATGTTGGGCCCGCCGTGGCCATTGGCGGAGGCGCACTCATCGGTGACCGGGCCACCCTCGGCCTGGGCGCCCGCATCCGCGACCACGTGACCGTCGGCTCGGACGCCGTCGTGGGCATGGGCGCCGTCGTCGTGGGAAATGTCGAAACCGGAGACACCGTCGTGGGGGTTCCCGCGCGGCCTTGGAGGAAGTGAACGTACCGATGGATCTCGATGCATGCTTGCTGAACGAAGGGGTGAAGCTGCGCGACGCGCTCGTGTGCCTCAATCGGACCTCGGCGCAAATTGCCTTCGTCACCGATGCGAGCCTGCGGGTCGTCGGCCTCGTCACCGACGGTGACGTTCGCCGCGCGCTGCTCGGCGGAGCCTCGCTCGACAGCCCCGTGCGGCCTTTCGTGAATCGCAACTTCGTCTCCGTCGATGCCAACGCGAGCCGCGTGCAGGTGCTCGAATTGATGGAGGCCCGCCGCATCCACGGCGTGCCCATTTTGGACGACAAGCAGCGCCTCATCGGCCTGCATCGCTTGCATGACATCGTCCGCCACGAGCGCCGCCCCAATTGGGCCGTGGTCATGGCCGGAGGTCGCGGCACCCGCCTCGCACCGCTCACGCACTCGGTGCCCAAGCCGATGATCCGCGTGGCCGGCCGCCCCATTCTCGAGCGCATCGTCCTGCATCTCGTGGGCGTGGGCATCGAGCGCATCTTCCTGGCGATCAACTACCTCGGCGAGCAAGTCGAGGCGCACTTCGGCGATGGCCGCGCGTTCGGATGCCGCATCGACTATTTGAAGGAAGAGCAGCCCCTGGGCACCGGCGGCGCGCTCGCACTTTTGCCCGAAGCACCGAAGCATCCCGTGCTGGTCATGAACGGCGACTTGATCACCGAGGCCGATCTCGGTGGCATCATCGACTTCCATGCACTGCACGCGGGCACCGGTACGCGCGCCACCATTGGCGTGCGTCAGTATTTCCACCGCGTGCCCTTTGGCTGCGTCGAGGTCGACGGCGATCGGGTGATGGCGCTGGAGGAGAAGCCCACCTTGTCGCGCATCGTCAATGCCGGCATTTACGTGTTTTCGCCCGAGCTCATCGCTCGCATCCCCAAAGAGTACTACCCGCTGACGCAAGCCATCGAGCAGCTCATCACCCAAGGAGAAACGGTGCGCGCATACGAAGTCAAAGAGGATTGGATCGACGTGGGGCAGCGCGATCAACTGCGCCAGGCGCTGGGGGACGTGCCCCATGAGTGAGCTGGCGTCTTTGCGCGGCGCCACGGTGGTCGTCACCGGCTCCGCAGGGTTCATTGGCAGCCATTTGACCGAGCGACTCGTGGCCGAGGGTGCGAAGGTTCGCGCGGTGGTGCATTACAACTCGCAGGGCACGTGGGGCTGGCTCGATTCCGTTCCCGCCGAGACGCGTGCTGCGCTCGACGTGCGCCTGGGCGACGTGCGCGATGCCGAGTGGGTTTCGGAGACGTGCCGCGATGCGCGGGCGGTCTTCCATTTGGCCGCGCTCATTGCCATTCCCCATTCGTACGTAGCGCCGCGCTCGGTCGTGGAGACCAACGTCGTGGGCACCTTGAACGTGCTCGAGGCGGCGCGCCGCTGGGGTATCTCGCGCGTGGTGCACACGTCCACCAGCGAGGTCTATGGCACGCCCGCGGAGCTTCCCATTCGGGAGACGCATCCGCTCAATGCGCAATCGCCGTATGCGGCATCCAAAGTCGCCGCCGACCAACTGGCGCTCTCGTACCAAAAGAGCTTCGGCGTGCCCGTGGTGGTGCTGCGCCCCTTCAACACCTATGGCCCGCGCCAATCGGCCCGTGCGGTGCTTCCGGCCATGCTGACGCAGCTGCTCGCCGGCAAAAAGGAGATCAAGCTGGGGCGCCTCGACACCCGGCGCGATCTCACCTTCGTATCGGACACGGTCGATGGCTTCGTGCGCGCGGCCGTAACGCCGGGCATCGAGGGCGAGACCATCCAGCTGGGCACCGGCACGCCGTACTCCATCGAGGAGCTGTTCACGATGTCGTGCCGCGTAACCGGCGTGGACGCCAAGGTCATCACCGACGAGCGCCGCCTGCGGCCCGACGCGAGCGAGGTCCTCGTTCTGCAGTCCGATCCGGCCGTGGCCGGTGCGCGGCTGGGATGGAGCGCACGCACCTCCTTGGAAGAGGGCCTGCGCCGCACATGCGACTTTTTGAGGCAAAATCTCGGATCGTACAAACCCAATGAGCTCCACCTCTAATAAACGAATCGCCCTTTCGGAGCCGTCGCTGGTCGGCAACGTTCGCAGCTACCTCGAGGAGTGCGTCGCGACGAACTTCGTTTCGTCGGTGGGGCCCTTCGTGGAGCGCTTCGAGCGTGCCTTTGCCGACTTCGTGGGATCGCGCTATGCGGTGGCGTGTGCCACGGGGACGGCGGCCATCCATGTGGCGCTGCGCCTTCTGGATGTGACGCCCGAGGACGAGATCTTCGTGCCGACGCTGACGTTCATCGCATCGGCGAACCCCATTGCCTACGAGCGCGCGCAGCCGGTGTTCGTCGACTCCGAGCGACAGACCTTCAATTTGAACCCCGTGTCGGTCGTCGCCGAAATCGAGCGCCGGGCGAGCGCGGGCGAGCGCATGCCGCGCGCGGTCGAGGTGGTGCACCTGCTGGGACACCCTGCCAACATCGAGCCCATCGTCGACGTGTGCGCGCGGCACGGCATCCCCGTGATCGAAGATGCGGCGGAGGCGTTGGGCGCGACGTACACCGAAGGGCGCTTCGCGGGCAAGCAGGTGGGAAGCATCGGCCTGCTGGGGTGCTTCTCGTTCAACGGCAACAAGATCCTCACGTGCGGTGGCGGCGGCATGATCACCACCGACGACGAGAAGCTCGCACGGCGCGCAAAGCATTTGACCACGCAGGCGCGCCTTCCCGGGGCGGAATATCGCCACGACGAAGTTGGATACAATTATCGAATGACCAATGTGGCCGCCGCCATTGGTCTCGCGCAGCTCGAATGCATGCCGGATTTCCTCGCGCGCAAACGCGCCATTGCCGCGCGCTACGATGCGGCGTTGGCCAATCATCCGGTGCTCATGCCGGCGGTGCATGCCAGTTGGGCCCATCCGTCGTTCTGGCTTTATTCGGTGATGGCGCGAACCGGTGGCAAGGCCACGCGCGATAGGATCCTCGCGAACCTGGCCGAGGTGGGCATCGAAGCGCGCCCCATTTGGAGCCCGCTGCACACCATGCCGATGTACGAGAAGGCTGCCCGCCTGAGCGATGGCTCGGTGGCCGAATCGCTCGCCGCCTCGAGCTTCAGCCTACCGTGCTCGGTGGGGCTGTCGGACGAGGATCAAGAGCGCGTGATCGCGGTGCTGAAGAAGGAGCTTACGTAGGCCCTGTCCGCCAGGGCAGGTTCAAGAGTCCGTGCTCGATTTGTAGCTCGAGCAACCGGAACTCCCGCTCGTCATCCAGCGAGAAGGCGCGCGCCTCGGGGATCTCGAGCAACAGGTGCTTGCCCGACGTGAGCCACGAGGCGTCCGCGCCAAGGACGAAGTCCCGTCGCCAAAGATAGAGTGCCCCGTTCACACGGTAGAACGTGGGTACGTCCTGGCGGCGGCCGTACACCTGGGTCGCATCGAAGGCGCGCTCGAGCAAGCCGTCCTTCGCGGTGACGCCGACCCAGAATGGATTGAACGAGGGGCGGGAGCACGCCACGATGCCATCGACATGGGGCGGTGCCGCCGCGAGCATTTCGACCGCCCGCGCAATGTCCTCGGGCAAACGTGCGGGGCTCGTGGGGTCGAGCAACAACACACTGCCGTATTGTCGACCATCCTGCGCCTCCGCCTCACGGAGTGCGTGGGCGAGCACCGGCATCATCGGCGAGTCGTCCCGCGCGAGCTCGGCGGGACGCATGAAGGGCACGTCGCCGCCGTGGGC
It includes:
- a CDS encoding SDR family oxidoreductase, with translation MKRVADMLRLDGRVALITGGAGHIGLACAEALAEAGARIALSDLNEEHTADRASQLARDFGVDAAGFAVDLSRSEQTAALVDRVVERFGRLDILVNNAAFVGTSTIPGFAAPFQEQSIEAWDAAMRVNLTAPFQLAQRAQAALSAHAHTGAIINVGSIYGVVAPQWSLYEGTKMANPAAYNASKGGILQLTRYLASVMAPRVRVNCVSPGGVARGQDPRFVERYVGHALLGRMSMEEDLKGAFAYLASDAAAYVTGQHLLVDGGWTAV
- the neuC gene encoding UDP-N-acetylglucosamine 2-epimerase, which gives rise to MIERRRIAVLTTGRQDWGILRTVCSALKEHPALDLVLVAGGMACSPRFGRVVDLIGEDGFDVAAELPWTEDAHGASRTALEQAGDATARVGEALVRLQVDALVLVGDRFETLSAALAATLVGIPVVHLHGGEQTEGAMDDAIRHAVTKLAHLHLVSHPEHRDRVLALGEDAASVHVVGAPGLDNLGRADLPSRAELEAKLGIALEPPLVLVTVHPTTLALQKDEDARAVAAAMERVPATYVVTLPNADPGNEQVRAHMQGVIAKVRGVAAEALGERNYWGLLRLADALLGNSSSALIEAPALFLPAVNVGDRQKGRRREANVIDVPTDPDAIVAALERALGSSFRDGLRAAGAEVIAPGSIGKKAVEILAATSFGRPPRKKPVTLWKEGAKKNAP
- a CDS encoding NeuD/PglB/VioB family sugar acetyltransferase, with the protein product MPRDLIVLGGGEHARVVIDAARSRTGEWTEVGYSDRQPVPATEERLGLRWLGQDDEVLTKYAEQALFVLGVGDPRRRRLIAERHPGVRWANVVHLNARVSPSVQVGHGIVVMAGAVINTGASIGDHAIVNSGAIVEHDVKVGTLVHVGPAVAIGGGALIGDRATLGLGARIRDHVTVGSDAVVGMGAVVVGNVETGDTVVGVPARPWRK
- a CDS encoding nucleotidyltransferase family protein, which codes for MNVPMDLDACLLNEGVKLRDALVCLNRTSAQIAFVTDASLRVVGLVTDGDVRRALLGGASLDSPVRPFVNRNFVSVDANASRVQVLELMEARRIHGVPILDDKQRLIGLHRLHDIVRHERRPNWAVVMAGGRGTRLAPLTHSVPKPMIRVAGRPILERIVLHLVGVGIERIFLAINYLGEQVEAHFGDGRAFGCRIDYLKEEQPLGTGGALALLPEAPKHPVLVMNGDLITEADLGGIIDFHALHAGTGTRATIGVRQYFHRVPFGCVEVDGDRVMALEEKPTLSRIVNAGIYVFSPELIARIPKEYYPLTQAIEQLITQGETVRAYEVKEDWIDVGQRDQLRQALGDVPHE
- a CDS encoding GDP-mannose 4,6-dehydratase, whose translation is MSELASLRGATVVVTGSAGFIGSHLTERLVAEGAKVRAVVHYNSQGTWGWLDSVPAETRAALDVRLGDVRDAEWVSETCRDARAVFHLAALIAIPHSYVAPRSVVETNVVGTLNVLEAARRWGISRVVHTSTSEVYGTPAELPIRETHPLNAQSPYAASKVAADQLALSYQKSFGVPVVVLRPFNTYGPRQSARAVLPAMLTQLLAGKKEIKLGRLDTRRDLTFVSDTVDGFVRAAVTPGIEGETIQLGTGTPYSIEELFTMSCRVTGVDAKVITDERRLRPDASEVLVLQSDPAVAGARLGWSARTSLEEGLRRTCDFLRQNLGSYKPNELHL
- a CDS encoding aminotransferase class I/II-fold pyridoxal phosphate-dependent enzyme, whose product is MSSTSNKRIALSEPSLVGNVRSYLEECVATNFVSSVGPFVERFERAFADFVGSRYAVACATGTAAIHVALRLLDVTPEDEIFVPTLTFIASANPIAYERAQPVFVDSERQTFNLNPVSVVAEIERRASAGERMPRAVEVVHLLGHPANIEPIVDVCARHGIPVIEDAAEALGATYTEGRFAGKQVGSIGLLGCFSFNGNKILTCGGGGMITTDDEKLARRAKHLTTQARLPGAEYRHDEVGYNYRMTNVAAAIGLAQLECMPDFLARKRAIAARYDAALANHPVLMPAVHASWAHPSFWLYSVMARTGGKATRDRILANLAEVGIEARPIWSPLHTMPMYEKAARLSDGSVAESLAASSFSLPCSVGLSDEDQERVIAVLKKELT
- a CDS encoding acylneuraminate cytidylyltransferase family protein → MSVHPVLGIVPARGGSKGLPRKNIRPLAGLPLLAHTLRCAEMAPVVDRVIVSTDDAEVADIARAHGGDVPFMRPAELARDDSPMMPVLAHALREAEAQDGRQYGSVLLLDPTSPARLPEDIARAVEMLAAAPPHVDGIVACSRPSFNPFWVGVTAKDGLLERAFDATQVYGRRQDVPTFYRVNGALYLWRRDFVLGADASWLTSGKHLLLEIPEARAFSLDDEREFRLLELQIEHGLLNLPWRTGPT